The Dioscorea cayenensis subsp. rotundata cultivar TDr96_F1 chromosome 7, TDr96_F1_v2_PseudoChromosome.rev07_lg8_w22 25.fasta, whole genome shotgun sequence genome includes a region encoding these proteins:
- the LOC120265061 gene encoding uncharacterized protein LOC120265061 codes for MAFARWCFDACIPFNAMWSPYFQQMVDAIGSIGVGYNAPSYNDMRVNLLHDCKKECQLLIDSYRSQWANCRCTIMGDGISFVKSVDASDILKDATNLCNLFMEIIEWVGQDNVVHLILEKKRSCSESLYHDASKVTIFVYNHIYILSWLRKRSGWKEIVRPGVTRFATTFITLKSIYDHKHDLQALVTNKYYTSHKISKSPVGKTVTSIILDGKFWEECLFMVKIAAPIIRFLRVVDADEKPSLGYVYEGMIRIRKAIMAIFRNKSTMYGPYIKIIDERWDKHLRRNLHAAAYFLNPAFLYDKEAFCETPEVMQGLLDLLEKRSICSDSEKAMREIRFYRDRLGNFSRESALSSANKIQPNEWWRLFGYSTPFLQKVAI; via the exons ATGGCATTTGCTAGGTGGTGTTTTGATGCTTGTATTCCTTTTAATGCTATGTGGTCACCTTATTTTCAACAAATGGTGGATGCTATTGGGAGTATTGGTGTGGGATATAATGCTCCTTCTTATAATGACATGCGAGTTAATTTATTGCATGATTGCAAGAAAGAATGTCAGTTGCTTATTGATAGCTACAGAAGCCAATGGGCTAATTGTAGATGCACAATTATGGGAGATG GAATATCTTTTGTGAAATCTGTTGACGCCTCAGATATTTTAAAAGATGCCAccaatttatgtaatttattcatGGAGATTATTGAATGGGTTGGACAGGATAATGTGGTTCATTTG aTATTGGAAAAAAAGAGATCATGTAGCGAAAGCTTGTATCACGATGCTTCTAAGGTGACTATTTTTGTCTACAACCATATATACATACTATCTTGGTTGAGAAAAAGATCTGGATGGAAAGAGATTGTGCGTCCAGGAGTAACACGTTTTGCTACTACATTCATTACTTTGAAAAGTATCTATGATCATAAACATGACTTGCAAGCATTGGTGACAAATAAGTATTACACAAGCCATAAGATATCTAAAAGTCCAGTGGGTAAAACAGTTACTTCTATTATCTTGGATGGCAAATTTTGggaagaatgtttatttatggTGAAGATTGCAGCTCCCATCATTAGGTTTTTACGTGTTGTTGATGCGGATGAGAAACCTTCACTTGGTTATGTTTATGAAGGCATGATTAGGATTCGAAAAGCAATCATGGCCATCTTCAGAAACAAGTCTACAATGTATGGTCcctatattaaaattattgatgAGAGATGGGATAAGCATTTGCGGCGAAACCTTCATGCAGCTGCTTATTTTTTGAATCCCGCTTTTCTCTATGATAAAGAAGCATTTTGTGAAACTCCAGAAGTGATGCAAGGCTTGTTAGATTTACTTGAAAAGAGAAGTATATGCAGTGATAGTGAAAAGGCAATGAGGGAGATCAGATTTTATCGGGATCGATTAGGAAATTTTAGTCGTGAATCAGCTCTTTCCTCTGCTAATAAAATACAACCCA ATGAATGGTGGAGGCTATTTGGATATAGTACTCCTTTCTTGCAAAAAGTTGCTATTTGA